The following proteins come from a genomic window of Trichoplusia ni isolate ovarian cell line Hi5 chromosome 28, tn1, whole genome shotgun sequence:
- the LOC113505995 gene encoding putative leucine-rich repeat-containing protein DDB_G0290503 produces MNRGPKRQAVSSPSPPPALVSDKDELRCIIKEIIKEEFSEMLTHLNKTVISTINQELLPIKEEIEGIRESMFFMNAKFEDLKKGHESSKETVKKLEQENQELKTTVVELNERLNNLEQQSRSNNLEVQCVPENKNENVYSIIAQLARVVNCDISEKDVVHCTRIAKTNSSSTRPRSIIVQLSTIRKRDELLAATIKYNKTNPQDKLNCSHLGYAGPITPVYVAEHLSPTNRALHAATRIKAKEKNYKYIWVRNGRIFVRKTDGEEVLQIKTKNGLSKII; encoded by the coding sequence ATGAACAGAGGACCTAAAAGACAAGCTGTCAGCTCCCCCTCTCCGCCTCCTGCATTGGTAAGCGATAAAGATGAACTTCGCTGCatcataaaagaaataattaaggaGGAATTTAGTGAAATGTTAACGCATCTTAATAAAACGGTAATCAGCACGATCAACCAAGAATTATTACCAATTAAGGAAGAAATAGAAGGAATTCGAGAATCTATGTTCTTCATGAATGCTAAATTCGAAGATTTAAAAAAGGGACATGAATCCTCAAAGGAAACAGTCAAGAAGTTAGAGCAGGAAAACCAAGAACTCAAAACCACAGTAGTGGAGCTCAATGAGCGACTAAATAATTTGGAACAGCAGTCACGATCAAATAATTTAGAAGTTCAATGTGTGCcggaaaacaaaaatgaaaatgtgtACAGCATAATCGCTCAATTGGCTCGCGTAGTAAACTGCGACATTAGCGAGAAGGATGTCGTGCACTGCACACGTATTGCTAAGACCAATTCATCCAGCACCCGCCCTCGTTCCATAATCGTGCAATTATCTACAATTAGAAAACGAGATGAACTGCTGGCAGCAacgattaaatataataaaactaaccCTCAAGATAAACTTAACTGCTCACATCTGGGTTACGCTGGCCCAATAACTCCTGTATACGTAGCAGAACATCTGTCGCCTACTAATAGAGCACTCCACGCAGCTACGAGGATCAAAGCCAAGGAGAAGAATTACAAATACATATGGGTCAGAAACGGTCGGATATTTGTGAGAAAAACTGATGGCGAAGAAGTCCTACAAATTAAGACTAAAAATGGACTAAGTAAAATCATATAG